In Carya illinoinensis cultivar Pawnee chromosome 6, C.illinoinensisPawnee_v1, whole genome shotgun sequence, a single genomic region encodes these proteins:
- the LOC122312664 gene encoding (13S,14R)-1,13-dihydroxy-N-methylcanadine 13-O-acetyltransferase AT1-like, with protein sequence MEIKVEMINREAVKPSSPTPHHLRCFNLSLLDQLQPQVYIPLVLFYSNNSDGSSFPDHFKAADISHRLKTSLSETLSRFYPLSGRVKDNVSIECNDVGADYLEARVNCRLSDILKQPEQKMLYHFLPKEIESLQASTERLVLVQVSFFECGGMAIGVCVSHGVVDAAATSMFIHSWAGVALAAFADEAVLLPEFSAASRIPPRIEYKVAAPAMSLVNETTVTKYYD encoded by the coding sequence ATGGAGATCAAAGTTGAGATGATCAATAGAGAGGCAGTAAAGCCTTCCTCTCCAACTCCTCATCATCTTAGATGCTTCAATCTCAGCCTTTTAGATCAGCTCCAGCCCCAAGTTTATATACCATTGGTGCTATTCTACTCCAACAACAGTGATGGCAGTTCTTTTCCCGACCATTTCAAGGCTGCTGATATATCCCATAGGTTAAAGACATCATTGTCTGAAACTCTGAGCCGTTTCTATCCACTTTCTGGGAGAGTCAAAGATAATGTCTCAATTGAGTGCAACGACGTTGGAGCTGATTATTTGGAAGCTCGAGTCAACTGTCGTCTCTCAGACATTCTTAAACAACCCGAGCAGAAAATGCTGTACCACTTTCTTCCCAAAGAGATTGAATCTCTGCAAGCAAGCACAGAGCGTTTGGTTCTTGTTCAAGTTAGCTTCTTCGAATGTGGAGGAATGGCCATTGGAGTGTGCGTTTCCCACGGGGTAGTCGATGCTGCTGCGACTAGCATGTTCATTCACAGCTGGGCTGGCGTGGCTCTTGCAGCATTTGCTGATGAGGCAGTGCTGCTACCGGAATTCAGTGCAGCATCTCGCATACCACCAAGAATTGAGTACAAAGTCGCTGCACCAGCCATGAGCTTGGTAAACGAGACGACTGTTACGAAATACTATGATTAA